GCTTCACTGAATGGTCAATGTGATGTGTGTTTACTGAAATGATTCAGGCTGTGATCTATGCAAGTACACATGCTGTCATAGCCATGGGCCTAGGCCCTATAGTTTCCCAAACTCaatcctggggaccccaaggggtgcacattttggatTTTGCCCTgacactacacagctgatacaaataatcaaagcttgatgattagtttattatatgaatcagctgtgtagtgctagggcaaaaaatgTTCTGCCAAGTTGTCTCTCATACATCCTGCTAATGTTAACGTAAAAACTGGTTAGTCAGGTTGATCTGATTTATTACTTTGGGGaaccgagtggcgcagtggtccaagtcactgcatgtcagtgctcgaggcgtcactacagacctggattcgatcctgggctgtatcgcAACCGGCCGTTATCGGGCTTCCCCTAGGGCGGCGCATCATTGGCCTaccgtcgtccgggttaggggagagtttttGACCAGGgtgggctgtcattgtaaataagatttttttgcttaactgacttaaataaaataaaaaagaataCAAAAACTACAAGACTCTCCGGTCTCGCCCTCAGGTGCTGTTGCCACAGCCGACGACCCAACTGCCATCACCACCATCCAGTCTGCAGCCACCTTCTCGTCTGATCAACCAATCAAGTACCTGTTCAAGACCGAAGGAGGCGGGTTGCCGGTAGGGGAGTTGTACCCTCCCTCAGGGCAGGTAGAAGGGACTTTGCATGCCACACACTCAAGTCTGTCCCAATTTTctcccttccccttggccctaaaCCTTCGATGTTTGCACATTTGTAAGGTTGAAGAACCAGATTCTGTCTTAGCCATCTCTTTACTGACCCACCCCCCTCTGTTCAGGTGACGTACCGGGTGATCCAGGTGTCTGATGGACAagtggacggacagacagacggtgCCTCTGCTGTTAGCGTGGTGACGGGCTTCCCCGCAACGACACAGACTGTCACACAGGTACAACCCTTGGATTGTGTTgagacacacacaaatgcacaagTTTGCTTTGTCTCACATATATCATCCCCTTTGGCTGGAGTGCGTCTCTTGATAAAGTTTCACCCATCATTTTCTTTCCCCACACACTTTATTGTGCATGCAAGCATACTACCAGTTGTCCATTCAGTTTATTAGTTGGATCTGTTGCTATCTAAAATATCTGTcatgtgtgttgtctgtctgtcaggcggTGTTTTCCCAGTCTGAGGGACTGGAGGGGGAAGCCTCAGAGACTCACTACTACTACCCTGTCACTGATGCCACACAGACTACCATGGTTGAGAATGTACAAGCGCCAGAAACACTGCTCACTCAGAGCACACCCACTGGTCAGTTGAAATTATGTCATTCAAACATGTCCCAATTAGCTCCCTGCCCCATCCTTCAATGTTGGCATATCTGTAAGATGTAAGCAAGATAGCACTTTTCCGGTTATACCTAAATCAGGAAACTTCAGATCTGCAAAAACCGAAGGGTTAGGTCCAAGggcaaggtggagggagagaattTGGGCCAGCTGAGATAGTCAGTCAATCTGTACATTGTCTGCTTAATAGTGCCCTGTGTCTTCCAGGTCAGCTATATGTGATGATGTCCCCACAGGACGTGTTGGGCGGAACAAACCAGAGGTCCATAGCACCCTCAACAAAGATATCTTAACACATAACATCACATCCTCTCTGTCCAGGTTATGATATTACATAACCCATCACTGACTAGGCCTTCGGGCCTTCATCAAGGGAACTGGGGTTGTCCAATAAGAAAAGCTCATTTGGTTTCCCATTGCAAAATGTTAAAAAATGTTTTCTGTTGCGTGACCTAATGAACACGACCATAGTTAAAATAACATGACATTGCCAATAGTATTTCATACCTGGTGAATGTGGTGATAGGTCTACATGTTGTACATTGGGCTTCTGTTTTGAATCCTCTTCTATTTTACAGCAAGTCAGAGCCTCCTCGTACATCTAGAGATGACAAGAGACGAGCCCAACACAATGAAGGTACTTGAATATACAGCAGTACTGTAACCTTGAAAATGTTCAAGGATGTTGATCTGTGAAGTCTTGTTTTATATTTGTTCAAGACATTTTATAACCTTTTCAATCGGTCCCCAGTTGAGCGCCGACGCAGAGATAAGATAAACAATTGGATCGTCCAGCTGTCCAAAACCATCCCAGACTGCACCCTGGATGCGACGAAGAATGGGCAGGTGAGTTCCCAGGTACTCAAGTCAAGTCTTCATATTTTATTCAACTGGTATATGTTTTCACATGGACGCATTTCTGAGATTCTCTTTCTAGTTCTTCTTCCTTGATTATTCCCACAGCACCCCCCTTCTCCCTTAAAAAACTTCAGATAACTGCTTTTTAGAAGAAAACAGATGTAGTTTTCTCACCTAGCTACCTAAGATGAATGCGCTCACACAGTAATTACAGTATGTTGCCTGTAGAACTTATTAAAATGTGGGAAATGTTTCTATGAACCCCACTTTCAAACATGCCCATTTTTACCACATTCTTGTCGGCATAAGCCTTTTGTACCTCCCACATGCATGTGGGTGAGGAGAGGAAGTAGGGGTGTGCATATGTGGGCGGGAGTCTATTTTAATAAATCCATTgatatacaccatcacaaagaAATCCATTATTAATTTGATTTGGCAGGTCGTATGAAACAagacaaataaaatgtgttttcaAAAGAATAGAATaacataatattattattatgatttt
Above is a genomic segment from Oncorhynchus masou masou isolate Uvic2021 chromosome 12, UVic_Omas_1.1, whole genome shotgun sequence containing:
- the LOC135550170 gene encoding upstream stimulatory factor 1-like isoform X8, with amino-acid sequence MKKVHSKNYVTGPLPIPGLWAQRPVKLWRTESPLLFFKGIEQQTEMKGQQKSPDDDGDVPIIDEGAVATADDPTAITTIQSAATFSSDQPIKYLFKTEGGGLPVTYRVIQVSDGQVDGQTDGASAVSVVTGFPATTQTVTQAVFSQSEGLEGEASETHYYYPVTDATQTTMVENVQAPETLLTQSTPTGQLYVMMSPQDVLGGTNQSKSEPPRTSRDDKRRAQHNEVERRRRDKINNWIVQLSKTIPDCTLDATKNGQSKGGILSKACDYIQELRQSNARLGEDLENLERLRMDNQLLRQEVDDWKTKNQMMRSQLRQNGIVGADPH
- the LOC135550170 gene encoding upstream stimulatory factor 1-like isoform X9 yields the protein MKKVHSKNYVTGPLPIPGLWAQRPVKLWRTESPLLFFKGIEQQTEMKGQQKSPDDDGDVPIIDEGERHREYSMIYHNGAVATADDPTAITTIQSAATFSSDQPIKYLFKTEGGGLPVGELYPPSGQVTYRVIQVSDGQVDGQTDGASAVSVVTGFPATTQTVTQAVFSQSEGLEGEASETHYYYPVTDATQTTMVENVQAPETLLTQSTPTGQLYVMMSPQDVLGGTNQSKSEPPRTSRDDKRRAQHNEVERRRRDKINNWIVQLSKTIPDCTLDATKNGQHIGCPGGQAVYPSDCVGQSPAVPSGAVAVPGGGTGCSQLCICKSL
- the LOC135550170 gene encoding upstream stimulatory factor 1-like isoform X11, with amino-acid sequence MKKVHSKNYVTGPLPIPGLWAQRPVKLWRTESPLLFFKGIEQQTEMKGQQKSPDDDGDVPIIDEGERHREYSMIYHNGAVATADDPTAITTIQSAATFSSDQPIKYLFKTEGGGLPVGELYPPSGQVTYRVIQVSDGQVDGQTDGASAVSVVTGFPATTQTVTQAVFSQSEGLEGEASETHYYYPVTDATQTTMVENVQAPETLLTQSTPTGQLYVMMSPQDVLGGTNQSKSEPPRTSRDDKRRAQHNEVERRRRDKINNWIVQLSKTIPDCTLDATKNGQATQPELRGSPKLKSIQTMLTTIRGDQWTKG
- the LOC135550170 gene encoding upstream stimulatory factor 1-like isoform X14, producing the protein MKKVHSKNYVTGPLPIPGLWAQRPVKLWRTESPLLFFKGIEQQTEMKGQQKSPDDDGDVPIIDEGERHREYSMIYHNGAVATADDPTAITTIQSAATFSSDQPIKYLFKTEGGGLPVGELYPPSGQVTYRVIQVSDGQVDGQTDGASAVSVVTGFPATTQTVTQAVFSQSEGLEGEASETHYYYPVTDATQTTMVENVQAPETLLTQSTPTGQLYVMMSPQDVLGGTNQSKSEPPRTSRDDKRRAQHNEVERRRRDKINNWIVQLSKTIPDCTLDATKNGQVSSQSIQTMLTTIRGDQWTKG
- the LOC135550170 gene encoding upstream stimulatory factor 1-like isoform X2, translating into MKKVHSKNYVTGPLPIPGLWAQRPVKLWRTESPLLFFKGIEQQTEMKGQQKSPDDDGDVPIIDEGERHREYSMIYHNGAVATADDPTAITTIQSAATFSSDQPIKYLFKTEGGGLPVGELYPPSGQVTYRVIQVSDGQVDGQTDGASAVSVVTGFPATTQTVTQAVFSQSEGLEGEASETHYYYPVTDATQTTMVENVQAPETLLTQSTPTGQLYVMMSPQDVLGGTNQSKSEPPRTSRDDKRRAQHNEVERRRRDKINNWIVQLSKTIPDCTLDATKNGQSKGGILSKACDYIQELRQSNARLGEDLENLERLRMDNQLLRQEVDDWKTKNQMMRSQLRQNGIVGADPH
- the LOC135550170 gene encoding upstream stimulatory factor 1-like isoform X12, with the translated sequence MKKVHSKNYVTGPLPIPGLWAQRPVKLWRTESPLLFFKGIEQQTEMKGQQKSPDDDGDVPIIDEGERHREYSMIYHNGAVATADDPTAITTIQSAATFSSDQPIKYLFKTEGGGLPVGELYPPSGQVTYRVIQVSDGQVDGQTDGASAVSVVTGFPATTQTVTQAVFSQSEGLEGEASETHYYYPVTDATQTTMVENVQAPETLLTQSTPTGQLYVMMSPQDVLGGTNQSKSEPPRTSRDDKRRAQHNEVERRRRDKINNWIVQLSKTIPDCTLDATKNGQCVLVRADPFSAYLVSSGIRTSKLSVINPTL
- the LOC135550170 gene encoding upstream stimulatory factor 1-like isoform X7; translation: MKKVHSKNYVTGPLPIPGLWAQRPVKLWRTESPLLFFKGIEQQTEMKGQQKSPDDDGDVPIIDEGAVATADDPTAITTIQSAATFSSDQPIKYLFKTEGGGLPVTYRVIQVSDGQVDGQTDGASAVSVVTGFPATTQTVTQAVFSQSEGLEGEASETHYYYPVTDATQTTMVENVQAPETLLTQSTPTGQLYVMMSPQDVLGGTNQSKSEPPRTSRDDKRRAQHNEVERRRRDKINNWIVQLSKTIPDCTLDATKNGQVSSQSKGGILSKACDYIQELRQSNARLGEDLENLERLRMDNQLLRQEVDDWKTKNQMMRSQLRQNGIVGADPH
- the LOC135550170 gene encoding upstream stimulatory factor 1-like isoform X10, producing the protein MKKVHSKNYVTGPLPIPGLWAQRPVKLWRTESPLLFFKGIEQQTEMKGQQKSPDDDGDVPIIDEGERHREYSMIYHNGAVATADDPTAITTIQSAATFSSDQPIKYLFKTEGGGLPVGELYPPSGQVTYRVIQVSDGQVDGQTDGASAVSVVTGFPATTQTVTQAVFSQSEGLEGEASETHYYYPVTDATQTTMVENVQAPETLLTQSTPTGQLYVMMSPQDVLGGTNQSKSEPPRTSRDDKRRAQHNEVERRRRDKINNWIVQLSKTIPDCTLDATKNGQVSSQATQPELRGSPKLKSIQTMLTTIRGDQWTKG
- the LOC135550170 gene encoding upstream stimulatory factor 1-like isoform X4, which gives rise to MKKVHSKNYVTGPLPIPGLWAQRPVKLWRTESPLLFFKGIEQQTEMKGQQKSPDDDGDVPIIDEGAVATADDPTAITTIQSAATFSSDQPIKYLFKTEGGGLPVGELYPPSGQVTYRVIQVSDGQVDGQTDGASAVSVVTGFPATTQTVTQAVFSQSEGLEGEASETHYYYPVTDATQTTMVENVQAPETLLTQSTPTGQLYVMMSPQDVLGGTNQSKSEPPRTSRDDKRRAQHNEVERRRRDKINNWIVQLSKTIPDCTLDATKNGQVSSQSKGGILSKACDYIQELRQSNARLGEDLENLERLRMDNQLLRQEVDDWKTKNQMMRSQLRQNGIVGADPH
- the LOC135550170 gene encoding upstream stimulatory factor 1-like isoform X1, producing the protein MKKVHSKNYVTGPLPIPGLWAQRPVKLWRTESPLLFFKGIEQQTEMKGQQKSPDDDGDVPIIDEGERHREYSMIYHNGAVATADDPTAITTIQSAATFSSDQPIKYLFKTEGGGLPVGELYPPSGQVTYRVIQVSDGQVDGQTDGASAVSVVTGFPATTQTVTQAVFSQSEGLEGEASETHYYYPVTDATQTTMVENVQAPETLLTQSTPTGQLYVMMSPQDVLGGTNQSKSEPPRTSRDDKRRAQHNEVERRRRDKINNWIVQLSKTIPDCTLDATKNGQVSSQSKGGILSKACDYIQELRQSNARLGEDLENLERLRMDNQLLRQEVDDWKTKNQMMRSQLRQNGIVGADPH
- the LOC135550170 gene encoding upstream stimulatory factor 1-like isoform X17, whose product is MKKVHSKNYVTGPLPIPGLWAQRPVKLWRTESPLLFFKGIEQQTEMKGQQKSPDDDGDVPIIDEGAVATADDPTAITTIQSAATFSSDQPIKYLFKTEGGGLPVGELYPPSGQVTYRVIQVSDGQVDGQTDGASAVSVVTGFPATTQTVTQAVFSQSEGLEGEASETHYYYPVTDATQTTMVENVQAPETLLTQSTPTGQLYVMMSPQDVLGGTNQSKSEPPRTSRDDKRRAQHNEVERRRRDKINNWIVQLSKTIPDCTLDATKNGQSKGGILSKACDYIQELRQSNARLGEDLENLERLRMDNQLLRQEVDDWKTKNQMMRSQLRQNGIVGADPH
- the LOC135550170 gene encoding upstream stimulatory factor 1-like isoform X13; translated protein: MKGQQKSPDDDGDVPIIDEGERHREYSMIYHNGAVATADDPTAITTIQSAATFSSDQPIKYLFKTEGGGLPVGELYPPSGQVTYRVIQVSDGQVDGQTDGASAVSVVTGFPATTQTVTQAVFSQSEGLEGEASETHYYYPVTDATQTTMVENVQAPETLLTQSTPTGQLYVMMSPQDVLGGTNQSKSEPPRTSRDDKRRAQHNEVERRRRDKINNWIVQLSKTIPDCTLDATKNGQVSSQSKGGILSKACDYIQELRQSNARLGEDLENLERLRMDNQLLRQEVDDWKTKNQMMRSQLRQNGIVGADPH
- the LOC135550170 gene encoding upstream stimulatory factor 1-like isoform X6; its protein translation is MKYSLNVSVKLWRTESPLLFFKGIEQQTEMKGQQKSPDDDGDVPIIDEGERHREYSMIYHNGAVATADDPTAITTIQSAATFSSDQPIKYLFKTEGGGLPVGELYPPSGQVTYRVIQVSDGQVDGQTDGASAVSVVTGFPATTQTVTQAVFSQSEGLEGEASETHYYYPVTDATQTTMVENVQAPETLLTQSTPTGQLYVMMSPQDVLGGTNQSKSEPPRTSRDDKRRAQHNEVERRRRDKINNWIVQLSKTIPDCTLDATKNGQVSSQSKGGILSKACDYIQELRQSNARLGEDLENLERLRMDNQLLRQEVDDWKTKNQMMRSQLRQNGIVGADPH
- the LOC135550170 gene encoding upstream stimulatory factor 1-like isoform X16, encoding MKKVHSKNYVTGPLPIPGLWAQRPVKLWRTESPLLFFKGIEQQTEMKGQQKSPDDDGDVPIIDEGERHREYSMIYHNGAVATADDPTAITTIQSAATFSSDQPIKYLFKTEGGGLPVGELYPPSGQVTYRVIQVSDGQVDGQTDGASAVSVVTGFPATTQTVTQAVFSQSEGLEGEASETHYYYPVTDATQTTMVENVQAPETLLTQSTPTGQLYVMMSPQDVLGGTNQSKSEPPRTSRDDKRRAQHNEVERRRRDKINNWIVQLSKTIPDCTLDATKNGQG
- the LOC135550170 gene encoding upstream stimulatory factor 1-like isoform X3, with the translated sequence MKKVHSKNYVTGPLPIPGLWAQRPVKLWRTESPLLFFKGIEQQTEMKGQQKSPDDDGDVPIIDEGERHREYSMIYHNGAVATADDPTAITTIQSAATFSSDQPIKYLFKTEGGGLPVTYRVIQVSDGQVDGQTDGASAVSVVTGFPATTQTVTQAVFSQSEGLEGEASETHYYYPVTDATQTTMVENVQAPETLLTQSTPTGQLYVMMSPQDVLGGTNQSKSEPPRTSRDDKRRAQHNEVERRRRDKINNWIVQLSKTIPDCTLDATKNGQVSSQSKGGILSKACDYIQELRQSNARLGEDLENLERLRMDNQLLRQEVDDWKTKNQMMRSQLRQNGIVGADPH
- the LOC135550170 gene encoding upstream stimulatory factor 1-like isoform X15, which encodes MKKVHSKNYVTGPLPIPGLWAQRPVKLWRTESPLLFFKGIEQQTEMKGQQKSPDDDGDVPIIDEGERHREYSMIYHNGAVATADDPTAITTIQSAATFSSDQPIKYLFKTEGGGLPVGELYPPSGQVTYRVIQVSDGQVDGQTDGASAVSVVTGFPATTQTVTQAVFSQSEGLEGEASETHYYYPVTDATQTTMVENVQAPETLLTQSTPTGQLYVMMSPQDVLGGTNQSKSEPPRTSRDDKRRAQHNEVERRRRDKINNWIVQLSKTIPDCTLDATKNGQSIQTMLTTIRGDQWTKG
- the LOC135550170 gene encoding upstream stimulatory factor 1-like isoform X5 produces the protein MGGLAALQYLRVKLWRTESPLLFFKGIEQQTEMKGQQKSPDDDGDVPIIDEGERHREYSMIYHNGAVATADDPTAITTIQSAATFSSDQPIKYLFKTEGGGLPVGELYPPSGQVTYRVIQVSDGQVDGQTDGASAVSVVTGFPATTQTVTQAVFSQSEGLEGEASETHYYYPVTDATQTTMVENVQAPETLLTQSTPTGQLYVMMSPQDVLGGTNQSKSEPPRTSRDDKRRAQHNEVERRRRDKINNWIVQLSKTIPDCTLDATKNGQVSSQSKGGILSKACDYIQELRQSNARLGEDLENLERLRMDNQLLRQEVDDWKTKNQMMRSQLRQNGIVGADPH